A window from Fragaria vesca subsp. vesca linkage group LG5, FraVesHawaii_1.0, whole genome shotgun sequence encodes these proteins:
- the LOC101300922 gene encoding uncharacterized protein LOC101300922, with translation MDKSSMQANRRSNEYRSGVEAFIEFALVNARDPYHFCCPCTKCENDKDFSAQVIKTHLFLNGINLDYDIWDEHGEAVVNSESDSDRYSNEIDEDSETDSSGSSIVGGHMEAECDVQSDSDGEEYLSGEYTGFRQFVDDKPLYPGCTTHTRMAVIVKLYNIKTKHSMSESAYSDVLATIAEFLPTGNSIPDTLSEANKVLTALGMDYTKIDACPNDCILYRKNYEEETKCPRCTKSRWKLDSNDKEREGVPAKTLWYFPIIPRFKRMFQSPETSKSLTWHATTRKKDGFLRHPANSISWKFVDEKWPAFGDEPRNLQLALSSDGFNPHSVQSNNYSCWPVILVTYNLPPWLVMKRKHMMPSLLISGPKQPGNDIDVYLEPLIDDLKLLWAGVSGVYDAVKNEIFTLRAILFWIINDFPAYGNLSGSIVKGYHGCPICLDQTEPTRLKTGRKMSHNNNKRFLEKYHPYRKLKAAFNNRTKDKTAPVPLTGEELLSRLEQEVAKLPLGKKDKTPKYKGGEDERRPCWKKKSIFFELDY, from the coding sequence ATGGATAAGTCATCGATGCAAGCAAATAGAAGGTCTAATGAATATAGATCTGGGGTGGAAGCGTTTATTGAGTTTGCCTTGGTAAATGCTAGGGACCCGTACCACTTTTGTTGTCCTTGCACAAAGTGTGAGAATGACAAGGACTTTTCTGCCCAAGTGATTAAGACTCATTTGTTTTTGAATGGGATTAACTTAGACTACGACATATGGGATGAACATGGGGAGGCTGTAGTTAATTCGGAATCAGATTCAGATAGGTATAGTAATGAGATAGATGAAGATAGTGAGACAGATTCAAGTGGTTCATCTATTGTTGGGGGTCACATGGAGGCAGAATGTGATGTGCAATCAGATAGTGATGGGGAGGAATATCTTTCCGGTGAGTATACTGGTTTTAGGCAGTTTGTTGACGACAAACCCTTGTATCCTGGTTGCACTACGCACACGAGGATGGCTGTCATTGTGAAGCTTTACAACATCAAAACGAAGCATAGTATGAGTGAGTCTGCTTACTCAGATGTGCTGGCTACCATTGCCGAGTTTCTTCCCACAGGAAACTCAATACCGGACACTCTTTCCGAGGCAAACAAGGTTTTGACCGCATTGGGGATGGACTACACTAAAATAGATGCATGCCCTAATGACTGTATTCTGTACAGAAAAAACTATGAAGAAGAAACCAAGTGTCCTAGATGTACAAAATCTAGGTGGAAATTAGATAGTAATGACAAAGAGAGAGAAGGAGTACCTGCAAAAACCTTATGGTATTTTCCTATTATCCCTAGGTTCAAGAGAATGTTTCAATCACCTGAAACATCAAAGAGCCTAACTTGGCATGCCACAACCAGGAAAAAGGATGGTTTTCTTCGCCATCCAGCAAATTCCATTTCTTGGAAGTTTGTGGATGAAAAGTGGCCTGCTTTTGGGGATGAACCACGAAACCTACAACTTGCATTGTCATCGGATGGTTTCAATCCTCATAGTGTCCAAAGCAACAATTACAGCTGTTGGCCCGTTATTCTGGTTACCTACAATCTACCGCCATGGCTGGTAATGAAGAGGAAGCACATGATGCCTTCCTTGTTGATATCAGGGCCTAAACAACCGGGGAATGACATAGATGTGTATCTTGAACCGTTGATAGATGACCTGAAGCTATTATGGGCAGGAGTTAGTGGGGTTTATGATGCAGTGAAGAATGAAATCTTTACTCTTAGGGCTATACTTTTCTGGATAATAAATGATTTTCCGGCGTACGGTAACCTTTCGGGGAGTATTGTTAAAGGTTATCATGGCTGTCCGATTTGCCTTGATCAAACAGAGCCCACAAGGCTAAAAACCGGAAGGAAGATGTCCCACAACAATAATAAGAGGTTCTTAGAGAAGTATCATCCATATCGAAAATTGAAAGCTGCCTTCAATAACCGCACCAAAGATAAGACTGCTCCGGTGCCCTTGACAGGAGAGGAACTTTTGAGTAGGCTGGAGCAAGAAGTTGCTAAATTGCCTTTGGGCAAGAAAGATAAAACTCCTAAGTATAAGGGGGGTGAGGATGAGAGAAGGCCTTGTTGGAAGAAAAAGTCCATATTCTTTGAGCTTGATTATTAG